A genomic window from Streptomyces sp. NBC_00234 includes:
- a CDS encoding peptidoglycan recognition protein family protein has protein sequence MNLPQPTRRHVLLAGAGGLAAAALPGTAHAAGVVEPDIDSTQLWGARPPRSPVSLVVKRPSKIIVHHTVSANTSDFSRAQSHAHAHWVQDLHMDKNGWIDTGYHFLVSRGGWISEGRHRSLSTLQGGSTFVLAAHTSGQNDQAIGIANEGAYHDGAQPPQAQWDVLVVLCAYVCQQYGIAPSRIYGHMDFGSTLCPGVLHDMLPQLRSEVAASMG, from the coding sequence GTGAACCTTCCGCAACCCACCCGTCGCCACGTCCTGCTCGCCGGTGCCGGTGGACTGGCCGCCGCAGCGTTACCGGGCACCGCCCACGCAGCAGGCGTCGTCGAACCGGACATCGACAGCACCCAGCTGTGGGGCGCACGCCCGCCGCGCAGCCCGGTGAGCCTCGTCGTGAAGCGTCCCAGCAAGATCATCGTGCATCACACGGTGAGCGCCAACACCTCCGACTTCTCCCGGGCCCAGTCCCACGCGCACGCCCACTGGGTCCAGGACCTCCACATGGACAAGAACGGGTGGATCGACACCGGCTACCACTTCCTCGTCAGCCGCGGCGGGTGGATCAGCGAGGGGCGGCATCGCAGCCTCAGCACCCTGCAGGGCGGCAGCACCTTCGTCCTGGCCGCCCATACGTCAGGACAGAACGACCAGGCCATCGGCATCGCCAACGAGGGGGCGTATCACGACGGCGCTCAGCCTCCCCAGGCGCAGTGGGACGTCCTGGTGGTGCTCTGCGCATACGTGTGTCAGCAGTACGGCATCGCACCGAGCCGCATATACGGACACATGGATTTCGGCAGCACGCTCTGCCCCGGCGTGCTGCACGACATGCTGCCCCAGCTGCGAAGCGAGGTGGCGGCGAGCATGGGCTGA
- a CDS encoding NADPH-dependent FMN reductase, with the protein MIKIAIIVGSTRPGRNGRAVADWVNDIAQQRTDAKFDVVDLQDFNLPLLDEVAPPSFAQYAQQHTKDWAATVDAYDGFVFVTPEYNHSTSAALKNAIDFVYNEWNNKAAGFVGYGSVGGARAIEHLRGIMAEVQTATVRNQVMLSLFTDFENYTTLAPQPMQAAAVNAMLDQVIAWSGALKPLRTPVAVD; encoded by the coding sequence ATGATCAAGATCGCCATCATCGTCGGCAGCACCCGCCCCGGCCGCAACGGCCGAGCCGTGGCCGACTGGGTCAACGACATCGCGCAGCAGCGCACCGACGCCAAGTTCGACGTCGTGGACCTGCAGGACTTCAACCTGCCTCTGCTGGACGAGGTCGCCCCGCCGTCCTTCGCCCAGTACGCGCAGCAGCACACCAAGGACTGGGCGGCCACCGTCGACGCCTACGACGGATTCGTCTTCGTGACCCCGGAGTACAACCACTCCACCTCGGCGGCCCTGAAGAACGCCATCGACTTCGTCTACAACGAGTGGAACAACAAGGCGGCGGGATTCGTCGGCTACGGCAGCGTGGGCGGGGCCCGGGCCATCGAGCACCTGCGCGGCATCATGGCGGAGGTCCAGACGGCCACCGTGCGCAACCAGGTCATGCTCTCGCTCTTCACCGACTTCGAGAACTACACGACGCTCGCCCCGCAGCCGATGCAGGCGGCTGCCGTGAACGCGATGCTCGACCAGGTGATCGCGTGGAGCGGAGCACTGAAGCCGCTCCGCACACCCGTGGCAGTGGACTGA
- a CDS encoding lysozyme, which translates to MPAYRSPIRHLVRSRGALLAGVLGSVATLLVTGAGPAVAAPPGPDKPVQPGQAWMGAGTRIEQGPGSAGDGGVSTMDTSGVQGIDVSHWQGAINWGSVKAAGIDFAYVKATEGTSFKDSRFSANYTGSYNAGLIRGAYHFARPNASNGATQAGYFASNGGGWSKDGKTLPGVLDIEHNPSGAMCYGLSTTQMRTWVNDFYTTYKARTTRDVVIYTTASWWNTCTGNWTGMSTKAPLWVAHWGTSSPTIPSGFPTWTIWQYTATGRVSGVAGDVDRNKFNGDMSRLQALANNSA; encoded by the coding sequence ATGCCCGCGTACCGTTCTCCGATCCGCCACCTCGTCAGATCCAGAGGCGCCCTGCTGGCCGGTGTCCTCGGCAGCGTCGCGACGCTGCTCGTGACCGGCGCCGGACCGGCCGTCGCCGCACCTCCCGGCCCCGACAAGCCGGTGCAGCCCGGACAGGCGTGGATGGGGGCGGGGACCCGTATCGAACAGGGTCCCGGCTCCGCGGGGGACGGGGGCGTGTCCACGATGGACACCAGTGGTGTCCAGGGCATCGACGTCTCCCACTGGCAGGGCGCGATCAACTGGGGCTCGGTGAAGGCCGCGGGCATCGACTTCGCCTACGTGAAGGCCACCGAGGGGACGAGCTTCAAGGACAGCCGCTTCAGCGCGAACTACACCGGCTCGTACAACGCCGGCCTGATCCGGGGCGCATACCACTTCGCCCGCCCGAACGCCTCCAACGGGGCGACGCAGGCCGGCTACTTCGCGAGCAACGGTGGTGGGTGGTCCAAGGACGGCAAGACCCTCCCCGGAGTCCTCGACATCGAGCACAACCCTTCGGGCGCCATGTGCTACGGCCTCTCCACCACCCAGATGCGTACGTGGGTCAACGACTTCTACACCACGTACAAGGCCCGTACGACCCGGGACGTCGTCATCTACACGACAGCCAGCTGGTGGAACACCTGCACCGGCAATTGGACCGGCATGTCCACCAAGGCCCCCCTCTGGGTCGCCCATTGGGGCACCAGCAGCCCCACCATTCCCAGCGGGTTCCCCACCTGGACGATCTGGCAGTACACGGCAACCGGCCGGGTCAGCGGAGTCGCCGGTGACGTGGACCGCAACAAGTTCAACGGCGACATGAGCCGGCTCCAGGCCCTCGCCAACAACTCGGCGTAA
- a CDS encoding arsenate reductase ArsC produces MPEKPSVLFVCVHNAGRSQMAAAWLSHLAGDRIEVRSAGSAPADRVNPAAVEAMREVGIDITAETPKILTVDAVRASDVCITMGCGDTCPVFPGKRYLDWTLEDPAGQGVDAVRPIRDEIRKLVEDLIEEIAPNQSA; encoded by the coding sequence ATGCCCGAGAAGCCGTCCGTGCTGTTCGTCTGTGTCCACAACGCCGGCCGCTCACAGATGGCCGCCGCCTGGCTGTCGCATCTGGCCGGCGACCGCATCGAGGTCCGCTCCGCCGGTTCCGCCCCGGCCGACCGGGTCAACCCCGCCGCGGTCGAGGCCATGCGGGAGGTGGGCATCGACATCACGGCCGAGACGCCGAAGATCCTGACCGTCGACGCGGTCAGGGCGTCCGACGTGTGCATCACCATGGGCTGCGGCGACACCTGCCCCGTCTTCCCCGGCAAGCGGTACCTGGACTGGACCCTGGAGGACCCCGCAGGCCAGGGCGTGGACGCGGTACGACCGATCCGCGACGAGATCAGGAAGCTCGTCGAGGACCTGATCGAGGAGATCGCCCCGAACCAGTCCGCTTGA
- a CDS encoding MFS transporter codes for MTDVSRTQADVAATGTGVRSRPRGVLPALCVTQITSWGVVYYAFPVLNSRITEDTSWSPTATTAAFSAALLVSAAVGIPVGRVLDHRGPRAVMTTGSVLGTLALLLIATAPNLAFFAAGWLLAGVAMAATFYPPAFAALTRWWGPDRIRALTVVTLAGGLASTVFAPLTAALAEHLSWRATYLVLAVILAVVTIPAHALALRAPWPPAEPAPAVTGGTPVVRSRPFLLLAVVFTLSGFAMYAVVIGLVPLLQERGASTTAAACALGLGGAGQTLGRTLYASVAARTSVTVRTATLITLGGVTTAGLALVPGPVPLLVVLAVLAGVVRGNLTLLQATAVTDRWGTTHYGRLSALLTAPASLAGALAPWAGAALAGPLGGYDALFLALAGSSLAAAALATATGVRRT; via the coding sequence CTGACGGACGTGTCACGGACCCAGGCCGATGTGGCCGCGACCGGGACGGGGGTCCGGTCGCGGCCACGCGGCGTGCTGCCCGCCCTCTGCGTCACGCAGATCACCAGCTGGGGCGTCGTCTACTACGCCTTTCCCGTCCTCAACTCCCGTATCACCGAGGACACCTCGTGGTCACCGACCGCAACCACGGCGGCCTTCTCCGCCGCACTGCTCGTCTCCGCGGCCGTCGGCATCCCCGTCGGACGTGTCCTCGACCACCGCGGTCCGCGCGCCGTGATGACCACGGGCTCCGTGCTCGGCACCCTGGCCCTGCTGCTCATCGCCACAGCTCCCAACCTGGCGTTCTTCGCGGCTGGTTGGCTGCTCGCCGGGGTCGCCATGGCCGCCACCTTCTACCCGCCCGCCTTCGCCGCCCTCACCCGCTGGTGGGGGCCGGACCGCATCCGCGCCCTGACCGTCGTCACGCTCGCGGGCGGACTCGCCAGCACCGTCTTCGCCCCGCTGACCGCCGCTCTCGCCGAACACCTCAGCTGGCGCGCCACCTACCTCGTCCTCGCCGTGATCCTGGCGGTCGTCACGATTCCGGCGCATGCACTCGCCCTGCGCGCACCGTGGCCACCGGCAGAACCGGCACCGGCCGTCACGGGCGGTACCCCCGTGGTCCGCAGCCGCCCGTTCCTGCTGCTGGCAGTCGTCTTCACCCTTTCCGGCTTCGCCATGTACGCGGTCGTCATCGGCCTGGTCCCCCTCCTCCAGGAGCGGGGTGCGAGCACCACCGCCGCCGCGTGTGCGCTCGGCCTCGGCGGTGCGGGCCAGACCCTCGGCCGCACCCTCTACGCGAGCGTCGCCGCCCGCACCTCCGTGACCGTCCGCACCGCCACCCTCATCACGCTCGGTGGCGTCACGACAGCCGGTCTCGCCCTCGTCCCCGGGCCCGTCCCGCTCCTTGTGGTGCTGGCCGTCCTCGCCGGAGTCGTCCGCGGCAACCTGACCCTTCTCCAGGCCACCGCCGTCACCGACCGCTGGGGCACCACGCACTACGGCCGTCTCTCCGCCCTCCTCACCGCCCCCGCCTCCCTTGCCGGCGCCCTCGCTCCATGGGCCGGCGCCGCGCTCGCCGGCCCGCTCGGTGGATACGACGCCCTCTTCCTGGCGCTGGCGGGCAGCTCCCTGGCAGCCGCCGCTCTGGCCACGGCGACGGGAGTGCGCAGGACGTGA
- a CDS encoding ester cyclase, whose amino-acid sequence MTFVQVIDCKTSKTDELNRLMDAWVDATQGKRTATHSIVGQDRADATHVVEIVEFPSYEEAQKNSHLPETDRIFREMVALCDGEPSFTDLDVMRDEQLNKLVVRSFFDDVVNTGNVDAVDAICAADYREHDPSLSSYDVGLAQAKVENREIFEAFGPEATVESMTAEGDTVCARLSFKGRHVGTYKGLEPTGREISGTGHATFRCEGGKIAESWWNFDDLGLMQQLGAIET is encoded by the coding sequence ATGACGTTCGTGCAGGTCATCGACTGCAAAACGAGCAAGACCGACGAGTTGAACAGGTTGATGGACGCCTGGGTCGACGCGACGCAGGGCAAACGGACAGCCACGCACTCGATCGTGGGGCAGGACCGCGCCGACGCCACGCACGTGGTGGAGATCGTGGAGTTCCCCTCGTACGAGGAGGCACAGAAGAATTCGCACCTGCCGGAGACCGACCGGATATTCCGGGAGATGGTGGCCCTGTGCGACGGGGAGCCGTCGTTCACGGATCTCGACGTCATGCGGGACGAGCAGCTGAACAAGCTCGTGGTCCGCAGCTTCTTCGACGACGTGGTCAACACGGGGAACGTCGACGCGGTGGACGCGATCTGCGCCGCCGACTACCGGGAACACGACCCCTCACTGTCCTCGTACGACGTGGGACTCGCGCAGGCCAAGGTCGAGAACCGGGAGATCTTCGAGGCGTTCGGACCGGAGGCCACCGTCGAGAGCATGACGGCCGAGGGTGACACGGTGTGCGCGCGACTGTCGTTCAAGGGGCGCCACGTGGGCACGTACAAGGGCCTGGAGCCCACCGGCCGGGAGATCTCGGGCACGGGCCACGCCACCTTCCGCTGCGAGGGCGGCAAGATCGCGGAGAGCTGGTGGAACTTCGACGACCTCGGCCTGATGCAGCAGCTCGGCGCGATCGAGACCTGA
- the pstS gene encoding phosphate ABC transporter substrate-binding protein PstS, translating into MQLRRTGRTNRLRGAASVVAGVLLLTACGSESDDRSAPAEPVPDIECATSGQVRGSGSTAQQNAMSRWMQQYQLACEDVQLVYNPLGSGAGVAQFQRGATTFGGTDQALDREDVEATKEVCPGGQAIDLPMVGGPIALGYNLPGVTGLVLDAPALARIFDARITRWNDPSIQRLNPGKKLPDLPVVPFHRTDDSGTTQNLNAYLKGAASDEWPYPAGKKWQARGGESAGGSDGVSTAVTQTDGAIGYFELSFAVKRKIDTVRIATGAADPVPPSTTSASVGIAEAKITGRGKDLTLRFDYKTSAEGAYPIVLVTYEIVCDTGNQPDSLPALKSFLTYTASEAGQEQLHSIHYAPLPTSVATQVREVINTLS; encoded by the coding sequence GTGCAGCTCCGACGTACAGGACGGACGAACCGGCTGCGAGGGGCGGCCTCCGTGGTAGCGGGCGTTCTACTGCTCACGGCCTGCGGCAGCGAGAGCGACGACAGGTCGGCTCCCGCAGAACCCGTACCGGACATCGAGTGCGCCACGTCCGGACAGGTCCGTGGCTCGGGGTCCACGGCCCAGCAGAACGCGATGAGCCGTTGGATGCAGCAGTACCAACTCGCCTGCGAGGACGTGCAGCTCGTCTACAACCCGCTCGGATCGGGCGCGGGCGTCGCCCAGTTCCAGCGCGGTGCGACCACGTTCGGAGGCACGGACCAGGCTCTGGACAGGGAGGACGTCGAAGCCACCAAGGAGGTGTGCCCGGGCGGGCAGGCCATCGACCTGCCCATGGTCGGCGGGCCCATCGCCCTCGGATACAACCTGCCCGGCGTGACCGGTCTGGTCCTGGACGCCCCGGCCCTCGCCCGGATCTTCGACGCACGCATCACCCGGTGGAACGACCCCTCGATCCAGCGCCTGAACCCCGGCAAGAAGCTGCCGGACCTGCCCGTGGTCCCCTTCCACCGTACGGACGACTCGGGGACCACCCAGAACCTCAACGCCTATCTCAAGGGCGCCGCGTCCGACGAGTGGCCGTACCCGGCGGGCAAGAAGTGGCAGGCCAGGGGCGGCGAGTCGGCCGGCGGATCGGACGGGGTCTCCACGGCGGTGACGCAGACCGACGGCGCGATCGGATACTTCGAACTGTCCTTCGCCGTCAAGCGGAAGATCGACACGGTACGCATCGCCACGGGCGCCGCGGATCCGGTCCCGCCGAGCACCACGAGCGCGTCGGTGGGCATCGCCGAGGCGAAGATCACCGGCAGGGGGAAGGACCTGACTCTGCGGTTCGACTACAAGACGTCGGCCGAAGGCGCGTACCCGATCGTCCTGGTGACGTACGAGATCGTCTGCGACACGGGCAATCAGCCCGACAGCCTGCCGGCACTCAAGTCCTTCCTCACCTACACCGCGAGCGAAGCGGGCCAGGAACAACTGCACTCGATCCACTACGCTCCCCTGCCCACCTCCGTGGCGACCCAGGTGCGCGAGGTCATCAACACCCTCTCGTGA
- a CDS encoding Crp/Fnr family transcriptional regulator has translation MTTTLKITSLPAAHRELLLSLGTDVRFPAAQRLFEEHTVADRFWVLKTGAVTLDAQLSHGRHAEIGTLGSGELVGLSWLFPPFEWELGAETLSPVRAHEFDASQVRALCASDPAFGFAISQWVGVVLTRRLQATRGRLLDLYESAARTRVGS, from the coding sequence ATGACCACCACACTGAAGATCACGTCTCTGCCCGCCGCTCATCGTGAACTGCTCCTGAGCCTCGGGACCGATGTCCGGTTCCCGGCAGCACAACGGCTTTTCGAGGAACACACCGTCGCCGACCGCTTCTGGGTCCTCAAGACCGGTGCGGTCACCCTCGACGCACAGCTGTCTCACGGGCGTCACGCGGAAATAGGAACCCTCGGGTCGGGAGAGCTGGTAGGGCTCTCCTGGCTCTTCCCGCCCTTCGAGTGGGAACTGGGGGCCGAAACGCTCAGCCCCGTCCGCGCCCACGAATTCGACGCTTCGCAGGTACGGGCGCTGTGCGCGTCGGACCCCGCCTTCGGATTCGCGATCAGCCAATGGGTGGGCGTGGTACTCACCCGGCGGCTGCAGGCGACGCGGGGCCGGTTGCTGGATCTCTACGAGTCCGCTGCGAGGACCCGCGTCGGCTCGTGA
- a CDS encoding MarR family winged helix-turn-helix transcriptional regulator encodes MPPNRRTDADEQQTTRAFLVAARVLSERLGQELRRENGMLPIHYELLARLSESPGRRLKMTDLARNAGVSASRLSHLADRLEERGWIGRTGCPADGRVHLAQLTRAGRRALDEAASWPPHGQHTGLLEILTREEMVQLRDMSERLRSGLDVPEQAAPP; translated from the coding sequence ATGCCCCCGAACCGCCGGACCGACGCCGACGAGCAGCAGACCACGCGCGCGTTCCTGGTCGCCGCACGGGTCCTCTCCGAACGGCTCGGACAGGAACTGCGTCGCGAGAACGGCATGCTGCCGATCCACTACGAACTGCTGGCCAGGCTCTCCGAATCCCCCGGCCGACGACTCAAGATGACCGACCTGGCCAGGAACGCCGGCGTCTCGGCCAGCAGGCTGTCCCATCTGGCCGACCGGCTCGAAGAGCGCGGTTGGATCGGGCGAACCGGCTGTCCGGCCGACGGGCGTGTGCACCTCGCCCAGCTCACCCGCGCCGGGCGGCGGGCACTGGACGAGGCCGCCTCCTGGCCACCGCACGGGCAGCACACCGGCCTCCTGGAGATCCTCACCCGCGAGGAGATGGTCCAGCTGCGGGACATGAGCGAGCGCCTCCGGTCCGGCCTGGACGTACCCGAGCAGGCGGCTCCGCCGTGA
- a CDS encoding DUF5133 domain-containing protein yields MSTYAEQRSESGATPSPSATEPVHLVRNPLVADPAMPWAVGMIMAMTPCSRRDAKRILAGAAESAHITPAALAAAMVAGSQGVPVPAHVERALRRAMEAARTPSPRPADIVRGVALVPSRSRTEQVLSEFRRCQTVLAAAPSDRSARQALDDAAYTLCVLLGRTTVHDAVDAAEQHLAAST; encoded by the coding sequence ATGTCCACATACGCCGAACAGCGTTCCGAATCCGGCGCCACCCCTTCGCCCTCGGCGACGGAGCCCGTCCATCTCGTACGGAATCCGCTCGTGGCCGACCCGGCCATGCCGTGGGCCGTCGGAATGATCATGGCTATGACCCCGTGTTCCAGGCGGGACGCGAAGCGGATCCTGGCCGGGGCGGCAGAGTCCGCGCACATCACTCCCGCGGCCCTGGCCGCCGCCATGGTGGCGGGATCCCAAGGTGTACCGGTTCCGGCGCATGTGGAACGGGCACTGCGGCGCGCGATGGAGGCGGCCCGCACGCCGTCGCCCCGGCCCGCCGACATCGTGCGCGGCGTGGCACTCGTACCGAGCCGCTCACGGACCGAGCAGGTGCTGTCCGAGTTCCGGAGATGCCAGACCGTCCTGGCCGCCGCACCCTCCGACCGGAGTGCGAGACAGGCACTGGACGACGCGGCCTACACCCTGTGCGTGCTGCTCGGCAGGACGACCGTGCATGACGCGGTCGACGCCGCGGAACAGCATCTGGCGGCGTCGACGTAG
- a CDS encoding NAD(P)-binding domain-containing protein, with product MSEQHLPVVVIGAGPAGLAAAAHLTERGIGPLVLEAGSAAGSAVREWGHVRLFSTWSEVVDPAAEKLLAPTGWTAPDGATYPSGADWAERYLQPLADVLGDTVRYGATVTGVSRLGRDRIVDADREKQPFTVHVRNADGSEERITARAVVDASGTWSTPSPIGGDGLPALGERALADRISYRIPDLKDPAVRARYAGKRTAVIGSGASAFTALAALADLASKDGGTHAVWILRRGVTGSTFGGGTADQLPARGALGLAAKAAVDDGYADAVTGFRTGAVERAGEQVVLVAEDGRRLDPVDEVVVLTGLRPDLSFLSELRLGLDERLQAPTGLAPLIDPNQHSCGTVYPHGVNELSHPEQDVYLVGMKSYGRAPTFLAMTGYEQVRSIAAALAGDREAAERVELTLPETGVCGGAGLFDEPEAAPSDGGGCCAAPATLQIGTGAPASSSGGC from the coding sequence ATGAGTGAGCAGCACCTTCCCGTCGTCGTCATCGGTGCCGGTCCGGCCGGCCTTGCCGCCGCTGCGCACCTCACCGAGCGCGGCATCGGGCCCCTGGTCCTGGAGGCGGGGTCCGCCGCGGGCAGCGCCGTGCGTGAGTGGGGGCACGTGCGGCTGTTCTCCACCTGGTCCGAGGTGGTGGACCCGGCCGCCGAGAAGCTGCTGGCGCCCACCGGATGGACCGCGCCCGACGGGGCGACCTACCCCTCCGGAGCGGACTGGGCCGAGAGGTACCTTCAGCCGCTCGCCGACGTCCTGGGGGACACGGTCCGTTACGGCGCCACGGTGACGGGCGTCTCCCGCCTCGGGCGCGACCGGATCGTGGACGCCGACCGCGAGAAGCAGCCCTTCACCGTCCACGTCCGCAACGCTGACGGCTCCGAGGAGCGGATCACCGCCCGAGCCGTCGTCGACGCGTCCGGTACGTGGTCCACGCCCAGCCCCATCGGCGGCGACGGACTCCCGGCACTCGGCGAGAGGGCGCTGGCCGACCGGATCTCGTACCGGATCCCCGACCTCAAGGACCCTGCCGTCAGGGCTCGTTACGCCGGTAAGCGCACCGCGGTCATCGGCTCCGGCGCCTCGGCCTTCACCGCCCTCGCCGCCCTGGCCGACCTCGCCAGTAAGGACGGTGGCACACACGCCGTGTGGATCCTGCGCCGCGGCGTCACCGGTTCCACCTTCGGCGGGGGCACCGCCGACCAGCTGCCCGCCCGGGGTGCCCTGGGTCTCGCCGCCAAGGCGGCCGTCGACGACGGGTACGCCGACGCGGTCACCGGCTTCCGTACCGGTGCCGTGGAGCGGGCCGGCGAGCAGGTCGTCCTGGTCGCCGAGGACGGCCGCCGCCTGGACCCGGTCGACGAGGTCGTCGTCCTCACCGGCCTGCGCCCGGACCTCTCCTTCCTCTCCGAGCTGCGCCTCGGCCTCGACGAGCGCCTCCAGGCGCCCACCGGCCTCGCCCCGCTGATCGACCCCAACCAGCACTCCTGCGGAACCGTCTACCCGCACGGCGTCAACGAGCTCTCCCACCCGGAGCAGGACGTCTACCTCGTCGGCATGAAGTCCTACGGACGCGCCCCCACGTTCCTCGCCATGACGGGCTACGAGCAGGTCCGCTCCATCGCCGCCGCACTCGCCGGAGACCGGGAAGCCGCCGAGCGCGTCGAACTCACCCTCCCCGAGACGGGCGTCTGCGGAGGCGCTGGCCTCTTCGACGAGCCCGAGGCCGCGCCGAGCGACGGCGGCGGCTGCTGCGCCGCCCCCGCCACGCTCCAGATCGGCACCGGTGCCCCGGCTTCCTCCTCCGGTGGCTGCTGA
- a CDS encoding ArsR/SmtB family transcription factor — protein MMTSVDTELIRVLADPLRLKIVTLLAHETLCTTHLVEETGARQTNLSNHLRVLREAGFVETEPCGRFTYYKLRPDVIARLAGQFADLADSARTAAENKRACP, from the coding sequence ATGATGACGTCAGTCGACACTGAACTGATCCGGGTCCTGGCCGACCCGCTCAGGCTCAAGATCGTGACCCTGCTGGCCCACGAGACGCTCTGCACCACGCACCTGGTCGAGGAGACCGGCGCCAGGCAGACCAATCTCTCCAACCATCTGAGGGTGCTGCGTGAGGCCGGGTTCGTGGAGACCGAGCCGTGCGGCCGATTCACCTACTACAAGCTCCGCCCGGACGTCATCGCCCGTCTCGCCGGCCAGTTCGCCGACCTGGCCGACTCCGCTCGTACCGCTGCCGAGAACAAGAGGGCCTGTCCGTGA
- the arsB gene encoding ACR3 family arsenite efflux transporter — protein MTPTQATASTEEPSVVAKLSTLDRFLAVWILLAMGLGLGLGRLIPGLNDALAAVEIGGISLPIAVGLLIMMYPVLAKVRYDKLDAVTGDRRLMISSLVINWILGPALMFALAWIFLPDLPEYRTGLIIVGLARCIAMVIIWNDLACGDREAAAVLVALNSVFQVIAFGVLGWFYLDLLPGWLGLGEGEHLDISMGKIALNVVIFLGVPLVAGFLTRRIGEKRMGRESYETTFLPKIGPWALYGLLFTIVILFALQGKTITSQPMDVVRIALPLLVYFAVMWFGTFLLGKAIGLNYDRTATLAFTAAGNNFELAIAVAIATFGVTSGQALSGVVGPLIEVPVLVALVYVSLAWRKKFVAPSGT, from the coding sequence GTGACCCCCACCCAAGCGACCGCGTCCACCGAGGAGCCCTCGGTCGTCGCGAAGCTTTCGACGCTCGACCGCTTCCTCGCCGTATGGATCCTGCTGGCCATGGGTCTAGGCCTGGGCCTCGGCCGGTTGATCCCCGGCCTGAACGACGCGCTCGCCGCGGTCGAGATCGGCGGGATCTCGCTTCCCATCGCGGTCGGCCTGCTGATCATGATGTATCCGGTCCTCGCCAAGGTCCGGTACGACAAGCTCGACGCGGTCACCGGTGACCGCAGGCTGATGATCTCCTCGCTGGTCATCAACTGGATTCTGGGCCCGGCGCTCATGTTCGCGCTGGCGTGGATCTTCCTCCCGGACCTGCCCGAGTACCGCACCGGCCTGATCATCGTCGGCCTGGCCCGCTGCATCGCCATGGTCATCATCTGGAACGACCTTGCGTGCGGCGACCGCGAAGCGGCGGCCGTCCTCGTGGCGCTCAACTCCGTCTTCCAGGTCATCGCGTTCGGCGTACTGGGCTGGTTCTACCTCGACCTGCTGCCCGGCTGGCTCGGCCTCGGGGAGGGCGAGCACCTCGACATCTCCATGGGGAAGATCGCGCTGAACGTCGTCATCTTCCTCGGTGTCCCGCTGGTGGCTGGATTCCTGACGCGCCGCATCGGCGAGAAGAGGATGGGCCGAGAGTCCTACGAGACGACGTTCCTGCCGAAGATCGGCCCCTGGGCCCTCTACGGTCTGCTGTTCACGATCGTCATCCTCTTCGCACTCCAGGGGAAGACCATCACGTCCCAGCCGATGGACGTCGTACGGATCGCGCTGCCGCTGCTCGTCTACTTCGCGGTGATGTGGTTCGGCACGTTCCTGCTCGGCAAGGCCATCGGCCTGAACTACGACCGCACGGCGACGCTCGCCTTCACCGCCGCGGGCAACAACTTCGAGCTGGCCATCGCGGTCGCCATCGCCACCTTCGGCGTGACGTCCGGTCAGGCACTGTCCGGAGTCGTCGGCCCGCTGATCGAGGTCCCCGTCCTCGTGGCACTGGTCTACGTGTCGCTGGCCTGGCGCAAGAAGTTCGTGGCCCCGTCGGGCACGTAG